One segment of Trypanosoma brucei brucei TREU927 chromosome 8, complete sequence DNA contains the following:
- a CDS encoding kinesin, putative: MRRGANTTDDSAAAPSSVAVTPREFNRGRYGTEGKQRRIVEPVMHVRTRPVLEYLGESNEKRCVWCLDQQNIVVSIGKSVREPLYGRTVISPTRTVGSMEGTPTSPCVLFGSRCRSTPCTPKRTQHRPPRFLKSCDQVQKSPSRPRTSPWLLPPMSLSTPVELLSDEQLAADRARGVECNSPVPSFHNISGFTFSTAQPTRRAVTPDVSMHRSARAAREDHFRFDFIHNEESTQEEVFEESVLEFVDMALLAQNISIVCYGPTGSGKTYSVIGSASGKRPSPSPLRSAVSPLGKQRTARTVKKPLLPLSGRDVKSTPRPSASAYSGGRPTGTTRLDASSTPTSVDVSSQRITSKALGLECVGEGTASSQLSSSSQAEVDSSNVRELSPQTSHRPKNFASFGEATSCGKGAGEGGGREFVCSEGIGLLPRLVLSLLDRCGSVVQIDRNEGLMAKHPFVTKRATNPTGTFREKSVDKSAHGSLLTLKDLTFYGVELYLDEFRDLLHPTKRRIPILGDIAGLDAFCQKLNEPAFYAGRRGGYGGGCPDAEGNDGASRVGGGVRINSVSDFHRCYAMAARNRVTKAHQCNDVSSRSHAIFILQLHFELTEVLDGFTTALPSPLATGADGGCSNTTTRGHSTSSASSTYLTSAYSYVAVVDLAGSECVKQSKVEGTELREAQYINKSLSAFSAVLLALYQHSNHVPYRDSKLTRLLRPCLEHGRVLVLAHVSPCASKETLGALKFAEQLRHASVRSRNFLNATDDLVAVFEDLKDPDVEERAIKYRKSMEEYMLLCKEVRLAHFSKDSTDRTEGLLSETSSTRPSDGSLVEYSLEEASNFRLLPLGRKKRTRIRDHIISKLTERHLQNHYQAHDDYLQRVKEDIKREQTEYINSVVERRKKDIEEMKLTVEKMKCCNAQLAEENSQPVLRDAHAMEIKQRLKDLAAEVTKCAGEKLLLLEGIRAIRQRTMIQEDLEQCLDEQLHAPPDGSALSGTSLQSMADSNFDDGMESIFNMQLLLSKEMSHLRRESTCFVRCDEIWEGLWARVMRQELMLAVALELEMMEGILLRPESIRWALESVGFDADTVKNVITPASADSRAVKQYEGIDKGVKEHVVNVSKLLGAIDKSLEQSPDCWNSLTKTLHTSGSFNTTSNNSASGSGEGTSMLVAPIPLVMSSGDEVKSVRNLTGCYGDEGKLQEACMEKLLCEGVYCELTFLPFGFDMRELFAAQRSLPPQTSKAKHTLPVGQWGVLRLVRPPNDASSYCLEFMQRTYLTGGKGRDRRLISIPLDEPQLRMSLHVMELDNHVCSGALHDDNPPLPTFPLIVLELKGVPPTPAQPHREAHQVQQQQVQEEWSSYLRGAAQLGTSRQEGTPSNGAALLNNNSDTTSTQGAILTKRLDCGGDLVLPDVAMSSCERGNGIFLLQFSDPVVAMPNRTESVECVVAALAGLTLPSLIVPAAAGAAGACPGRGKTVNSDVKPIDFGFQGIDKACDVHVATYNHMPHILLSAYGGPLRNGPSMKDITKPLTVPVGVGVSPLVYASTMGIFFYFWKDSDVGSSLGSSVATVAATVAATPQTAEATAAPFPPVPINRPSPRGQPSGPFSGAINALVRLTSLTVPNSSGASAGNGNNVSGGSPPERKESASSDVEDFLLHIQKLQSMRKKVRNAVRQQIFDAEDIKAELLYSYSENEFMRGSHIKDVMKEARELIDFQQQFRGNMGIPARVPVQASPALCREMCKFFIPWTLWQWAHRWQTLQDAYRQQQQQLGLFGLGFGGASDTDSEPSAQLSPEATAASMGSLKILDGFCGPTICFGEIPCFLSGMV; encoded by the coding sequence ATGCGACGTGGAGCTAATACGACTGACGACTCCGCGGCAGCACCCAGCAGCGTCGCCGTGACTCCCCGGGAGTTTAACCGGGGACGATATGGTACCGAGGGAAAGCAGCGTCGGATAGTTGAACCGGTAATGCACGTTCGCACCCGGCCTGTTTTGGAGTATTTAGGGGAATCGAACGAAAAACGCTGCGTGTGGTGTCTCGATCAGCAGAATATTGTTGTAAGCATTGGCAAGTCAGTACGGGAGCCTCTATATGGTCGAACCGTCATATCACCGACCCGAACTGTAGGATCGATGGAAGGCACGCCAACATCACCCTGTGTACTGTTCGGTTCACGATGTCGATCGACGCCGTGCACACCGAAACGAACCCAGCACCGTCCGCCACGCTTTCTGAAGAGCTGTGATCAAGTCCAGAAGTCACCTTCTCGACCGAGGACTTCCCCTTGGCTACTGCCGCCCATGTCACTGAGCACTCCAGTAGAGCTGCTGTCGGACGAGCAGTTGGCGGCTGACAGGGCCCGCGGTGTGGAGTGCAACAGTCCAGTTCCCAGCTTTCACAACATCAGTGGCTTTACCTTCTCCACCGCGCAGCCTACCCGAAGGGCTGTTACGCCGGATGTTTCGATGCACCGTAGCGCCCGTGCCGCCCGAGAGGACCATTTTAGGTTCGATTTCATCCACAATGAGGAATCCACACAGGAAGAGGTTTTTGAGGAGAGTGTGCTTGAGTTTGTTGACATGGCTCTCCTTGCGCAAAACATTTCTATTGTGTGCTACGGCCCTACTGGTAGCGGAAAAACGTATAGCGTCATAGGAAGTGCATCAGGGAAACGGCCATCTCCCTCGCCTCTGCGCTCAGCTGTGTCTCCATTAGGGAAGCAGCGGACGGCACGTACGGTGAAGAAGCCACTGTTGCCACTTTCTGGGCGTGACGTGAAATCGACACCGAGACCAAGTGCATCGGCTTACTCTGGCGGCCGTCCAACGGGTACCACTAGGTTGGATGCAAGCAGCACCCCCACCTCTGTTGATGTATCTTCACAGCGTATCACGAGCAAGGCACTCGGGTTGGAGTGCGTAGGTGAAGGAACAGCAAGCTCACAGTTATCGAGTTCATCCCAGGCGGAGGTAGACTCTTCGAATGTTCGTGAACTCAGTCCCCAAACTAGCCATCGCCCAAAGAACTTTGCCAGTTTCGGGGAAGCTACAAGTTGTGGGAAGGGGGCCGGAGAGGGAGGTGGAAGGGAGTTTGTCTGTAGTGAGGGCATCGGATTGCTGCCTCGGCTTGTGCTTTCTTTGCTTGATCGATGCGGTTCCGTGGTGCAAATTGACCGAAATGAGGGACTGATGGCCAAACATCCCTTTGTGACCAAACGTGCCACCAATCCCACGGGAACGTTTCGGGAGAAATCCGTCGATAAAAGTGCCCATGGCTCCCTGCTTACATTGAAGGATTTAACGTTCTATGGTGTAGAGTTGTATTTGGATGAATTCCGTGACTTACTCCATCCAACGAAGCGTCGTATACCCATTTTGGGGGATATTGCGGGGCTGGATGCTTTTTGTCAGAAACTCAACGAACCCGCATTCTATGCGGGGCGTAGAGGGGGATATGGGGGCGGTTGTCCCGATGCAGAAGGGAACGACGGTGCATCACGAGTAGGGGGTGGAGTACGTATCAACTCTGTCTCGGATTTCCACCGTTGCTATGCAATGGCAGCGCGCAACCGTGTGACAAAAGCTCATCAGTGCAACGATGTAAGTTCTCGCTCGCACGCAATATTTATATTGCAGCTGCACTTTGAGTTGACAGAGGTGCTCGACGGCTTTACCACAgctcttccctcccccctagCGACAGGGGCTGATGGGGGATGCTCCAATACTACCACTCGTGGTCATAGCACCAGCTCAGCAAGCTCTACATATCTAACTAGCGCGTACTCGTACGTAGCGGTTGTTGACCTAGCTGGTTCGGAGTGCGTTAAGCAATCGAAGGTGGAGGGGACTGAACTGCGGGAGGCACAGTACATAAACAAATCTCTGTCTGCGTTCTCTGCGGTACTGCTGGCTCTTTATCAACATTCTAACCACGTGCCCTATCGTGATTCAAAGTTAACACGGTTGTTGCGGCCGTGTTTGGAGCACGGCAGGGTGCTCGTCCTTGCTCATGTGTCACCGTGCGCCTCGAAAGAAACTCTTGGGGCCCTGAAGTTTGCCGAGCAACTGCGGCACGCCTCAGTGAGGTCCCGCAACTTTCTTAACGCCACCGATGACCTTGTTGCTGTGTTTGAGGATCTTAAGGACCCTGACGTTGAGGAGCGGGCCATAAAGTACCGCAAGTCTATGGAGGAGTACATGCTACTGTGTAAAGAGGTCCGGCTTGCGCACTTCAGCAAAGATTCCACTGATAGAACGGAGGGTTTATTATCGGAGACCTCGTCGACGAGGCCGAGCGACGGTTCTCTGGTGGAGTATTCACTGGAAGAAGCGTCGAATTTCCGGCTGCTGCCGCTTGGTAGGAAAAAGCGAACTAGGATCCGTGACCACATAATATCCAAACTGACGGAGCGTCACTTGCAGAACCACTATCAGGCTCATGATGATTATCTGCAGCGGGTCAAGGAAGATATAAAGCGTGAGCAAACCGAGTACATCAACAGCGTTGTCGAACGCAGAAAGAAGGATATTGAAGAAATGAAGCTTActgtggagaaaatgaagtgcTGTAATGCCCAACTCGCCGAGGAGAACAGTCAGCCTGTGCTTCGCGATGCGCACGCTATGGAAATCAAGCAGCGGCTGAAAGACTTGGCGGCGGAGGTAACCAAGTGTGCAGGTGagaagctgctgctgctggaaggCATTCGTGCCATACGGCAGCGAACAATGATACAGGAGGATTTAGAACAGTGCTTGGACGAGCAGTTGCACGCTCCACCCGACGGCTCGGCATTGAGCGGCACCAGCCTCCAGTCCATGGCTGATAGTAACTTTGACGACGGCATGGAATCTATTTTTAACATGCAGCTGCTTCTTTCTAAGGAGATGTCTCACCTCCGTAGGGAATCGACTTGCTTTGTGAGGTGTGATGAGATATGGGAAGGGCTGTGGGCACGGGTGATGCGACAGGAGTTGATGCTCGCTGTGGCACTGGAGCTGGAGATGATGGAGGGAATTCTCCTCCGACCGGAGTCCATACGCTGGGCCCTTGAGTCCGTTGGTTTCGATGCAGACACCGTGAAGAACGTTATAACCCCGGCGTCCGCAGATTCTCGTGCGGTTAAGCAGTATGAAGGTATCGACAAGGGCGTGAAGGAGCATGTGGTTAATGTGAGTAAACTGCTAGGCGCCATTGACAAATCTTTGGAGCAATCTCCGGATTGTTGGAATTCACTCACCAAAACTCTTCACACCTCAGGAAGTTTCAATACCACTTCCAACAACAGCGCTTCTGGCAGTGGCGAAGGCACATCTATGCTTGTTGCTCCCATTCCACTGGTGATGTCCAGTGGTGACGAGGTTAAGAGTGTTCGTAATCTTACCGGATGCTATGGTGATGAGGGCAAACTGCAGGAGGCGTGTATGGAGAAGCTGCTGTGCGAGGGTGTCTACTGCGAGTTAACATTTTTACCCTTCGGGTTTGATATGCGGGAGCTGTTTGCTGCGCAGCGGTCGCTGCCTCCTCAGACATCAAAGGCTAAACATACACTCCCTGTTGGGCAGTGGGGCGTTCTCCGCCTTGTGCGACCGCCCAACGACGCTTCATCGTACTGCCTTGAGTTTATGCAACGAACATATTTGACTGGAGGTAAGGGCCGAGACAGACGACTTATATCAATTCCGCTGGATGAACCGCAGTTGCGGATGTCGCTTCACGTTATGGAGTTGGATAATCACGTTTGTTCAGGGGCGTTGCACGATGATAACCCACcgttaccaacttttccgcTGATTGTGCTGGAATTGAAGGGCGTTCCCCCAACCCCCGCACAGCCGCACCGGGAAGCCCATCAagttcagcagcaacaagtGCAGGAGGAGTGGAGTTCGTATTTACGTGGTGCAGCGCAATTGGGAACATCCCGGCAAGAGGGCACGCCGTCTAATGGGGCGGCACTCCTGAACAACAACTCGGATACAACTTCCACGCAGGGTGCTATACTAACGAAACGCCTCGACTGTGGTGGTGATTTGGTGCTTCCTGATGTTGCAATGTCCTCTTGTGAGCGAGGAAATGGAATatttcttcttcagttcTCAGACCCTGTTGTTGCAATGCCAAACCGGACGGAATCCGTTGAATGTGTTGTGGCAGCTCTGGCAGGTCTTACATTGCCATCCCTCATAGTAccggctgctgctggtgctgCGGGGGCTTGTCctggaagagggaaaacagtTAACAGCGATGTGAAGCCTATCGATTTCGGTTTCCAGGGTATTGATAAGGCCTGCGACGTCCACGTGGCAACGTACAATCACATGCCCCATATTCTTCTTAGTGCATACGGTGGGCCGCTCCGCAATGGCCCTTCAATGAAAGACATAACGAAGCCCTTGACGGTACCGGTGGGGGTTGGGGTATCGCCGCTGGTTTACGCTAGCACGATGGGGAtattcttctatttttggaAGGACTCTGATGTTGGCTCTAGTTTAGGAAGCTCCGTTGCTACCGTTGCCGCTACAGTAGCGGCAACCCCTCAGACGGCAGAGGCAACGGCTGCACCCTTTCCCCCGGTGCCCATCAACCGTCCGTCTCCACGGGGTCAACCAAGTGGTCCTTTTAGTGGGGCCATCAACGCATTGGTCCGACTAACGTCCCTGACGGTGCccaacagcagcggcgcGAGCGCGGGTAACGGCAACAATGTTTCTGGAGGATCTCCACCGGAGCGCAAAGAGAGTGCTTCCAGTGACGTGGAGGATTTTTTGTTACATATACAGAAGCTGCAGTCAATGCGTAAGAAGGTGCGCAATGCGGTGCGGCAGCAGATATTCGATGCGGAGGATATCAAGGCTGAGCTCCTTTATAGTTATTCTGAAAATGAGTTTATGCGGGGGTCGCATATCAAGGATGTGATGAAGGAGGCTCGGGAATTAATTGACTTTCAGCAGCAGTTTCGGGGAAACATGGGGATCCCGGCGCGCGTCCCTGTTCAAGCGAGCCCGGCACTATGCCGCGAAATGTGCAAGTTCTTCATACCGTGGACGCTTTGGCAGTGGGCACACCGCTGGCAGACGCTCCAGGATGCATAccggcagcaacagcagcagttggGCCTCTTTGGCCTTGGCTTCGGTGGGGCAAGCGATACAGATAGTGAGCCCAGTGCTCAATTATCACCGGAGGCGACGGCCGCGTCAATGGGTTCACTCAAAATATTGGACGGCTTCTGCGGTCCGACGATATGCTTTGGGGAGATTCCATGTTTTCTTTCCGGTATGGTGTAG